The proteins below are encoded in one region of Acanthochromis polyacanthus isolate Apoly-LR-REF ecotype Palm Island chromosome 4, KAUST_Apoly_ChrSc, whole genome shotgun sequence:
- the LOC110953850 gene encoding platelet glycoprotein V isoform X2 encodes MESYVRGSLWMIFILVTLPRLTCNMFCLSSCFCSPTGAVMCVGDNITDVPEHLPVHTYLLQIKNTNMNVINEQSLANKKLLLRFSLIDSHLHTIHPRAFHVAPQLKSVQLSSNDLLTLPPRVFSPLAALQQLFLDGNQLEILSPDMFEGLVGLKDLDLSSNKLTSPASDLFDGLTSLDFLNLGANYIKKLPPTIFHSLTKLRRLIIHYNELEELEVGIFDQLVNLTKLRIEHNQISSLPPQVFWSLRNLKMLTLSNNRLLVVPDRSFYFMPKLSTLTLFNNPLLSLPDELMGYMPEIAEFYLYGTNLTTVPENVFANMSGLQILNFHLNDHLKELPQDLFCCLHNLTKLSLKSNNLSHLHPELFSKLPTLNTLVLNDNKLENLPENIFQNLTGVLSIDLKNNQLQTLSGGTFSTNTALNNLYLSGNPWNCDCDIRDIARWIKHNKQVVLDSEDVMCHSPVYQLLRTVGSLRDDEFNFCDATTVHIAATTGTMPPLVIVPTQEQTLLPPSTTTSSTTQQTTQQILTTALLPNTTEQVLTTARLSKTTEHVLTTARLPKTNQQVLTTALLPQTTQQVLTTTPALQPTTSDASTSLNTAANVQSSEAFHELLVIVEGPDFVHHNSYKDWVYVWFLPSDTISIGSLMFSHILLVATGLMLIIATMYVLKRLDETMDALQGEQERSEECVIEAHARDDKTF; translated from the exons ATGGAGTCCTATGTTAGAG GCTCCTTGTGGATGATCTTCATCCTCGTAACGCTGCCTCGTCTCACCTGCAACATGTTTTGTctcagcagctgcttctgcagccCCACCGGTGCCGTCATGTGTGTTGGTGACAACATCACCGATGTACCTGAGCATCTGCCAGTTCACACTTACCTGCTGCagatcaaaaacaccaacatgAATGTCATAAATGAGCAGAGTTTGGCCAACAAGAAACTCCTGCTACGTTTCAGTCTGATCGACAGTCACCTTCATACCATCCATCCCAGAGCTTTCCACGTAGCTCCTCAGTTAAAGTCCGTCCAACTGTCGTCCAATGACCTCTTGACTCTTCCCCCTCGAGTCTTCAGTCCATTGGCcgctctgcagcagctgtttttgGATGGAAACCAGTTGGAGATCCTCTCTCCGGATATGTTTGAAGGACTGGTTGGGCTGAAGGATCTGGATCTGAGCAGCAACAAACTCACCAGTCCTGCTTCAGATCTTTTCGATGGACTCACCAGCCTCGACTTTCTGAACCTTGGTGCGAACTACATAAAGAAGCTTCCACCCACCATCTTTCACTCCTTGACTAAACTTCGCCGGCTCATAATCCACTACAACGAGCTAGAGGAGCTGGAAGTCGGGATCTTTGATCAACTCGTCAACCTCACAAAGCTAAGGATCGAACACAACCAGATTTCCAGCCTCCCGCCTCAAGTGTTCTGGTCACTGAGGAATCTGAAGATGCTGACGTTGTCCAACAACAGACTTCTGGTGGTTCCAGACAGGAGCTTCTACTTCATGCCCAAACTGAGCACACTCACTCTTTTCAACAACCCACTGTTATCTCTACCAGATGAGCTGATGGGCTACATGCCTGAAATAGCAGAGTTTTATCTTTATGGCACCAACCTCACCACAGTTCCTGAAAACGTGTTCGCCAACATGTCTGGGCTGCAGATCCTCAACTTCCACCTCAATGACCACCTGAAGGAGCTGCCTCAGGATCTCTTCTGCTGCCTTCACAACCTTACGAAGCTCTCGTTGAAATCCAACAACCTCAGTCATCTGCATCCAGAGCTGTTCTCCAAACTCCCCACTCTGAACACTCTGGTCCTCAACGACAACAAACTGGAGAACCTTCCAGAAAACATCTTCCAGAACCTCACAGGGGTTTTGAGCATTGATCTGAAGAATAACCAACTCCAAACTCTTTCAGGGGGTACTTTCTCAACAAACACAGCTTTGAATAATCTTTATCTTAGTGGGAACCCCTGGAACTGTGACTGTGATATTCGAGATATTGCGAGATGGATAAAACACAATAAGCAGGTTGTTCTTGACAGTGAAGACGTGATGTGTCACAGTCCGGTCTACCAGCTGCTGCGTACCGTTGGTTCACTACGTGACGATGAATTCAACTTTTGCGATGCTACAACTGTCCATATTGCTGCAACTACTGGCACAATGCCACCACTTGTCATAGTTCCAACCCAGGAGCAAACATTGCTTCCACCTTCCACGACAACTTCAAGCACCACCCAACAAACTACCCAGCAAATCTTAACCACCGCTCTACTTCCAAATACTACCGAACAAGTCTTAACCACTGCTCGACTTTCAAAAACTACTGAACACGTCTTAACCACCGCTCGACTTCCAAAAACTAACCAACAAGTTTTAACCACCGCTCTACTTCCACAAACTACCCAACAAGTCTTAACCACCACTCCAGCTCTCCAACCAACCACCTCAGATGCCTCAACTTCCCTTAACACTGCAGCCAACGTTCAGTCCAGTGAAGCTTTTCATGAATTGTTGGTGATAGTAGAAGGACCTGATTTTGTCCACCATAACTCTTACAAGGACTGGGTCTACGTGTGGTTTCTGCCTTCCGACACCATTTCGATCGGTTCCCTGATGTTTTCTCACATTCTTCTCGTGGCGACAGGCTTGATGCTCATTATCGCCACCATGTACGTCCTGAAACGCCTCGACGAGACCATGGACGCACTACAGGGTGAGCAGGAACGTAGCGAGGAGTGTGTTATTGAGGCTCATGCACGAGACGATAAGACGTTCTGA
- the LOC110953850 gene encoding platelet glycoprotein V isoform X3, producing MIFILVTLPRLTCNMFCLSSCFCSPTGAVMCVGDNITDVPEHLPVHTYLLQIKNTNMNVINEQSLANKKLLLRFSLIDSHLHTIHPRAFHVAPQLKSVQLSSNDLLTLPPRVFSPLAALQQLFLDGNQLEILSPDMFEGLVGLKDLDLSSNKLTSPASDLFDGLTSLDFLNLGANYIKKLPPTIFHSLTKLRRLIIHYNELEELEVGIFDQLVNLTKLRIEHNQISSLPPQVFWSLRNLKMLTLSNNRLLVVPDRSFYFMPKLSTLTLFNNPLLSLPDELMGYMPEIAEFYLYGTNLTTVPENVFANMSGLQILNFHLNDHLKELPQDLFCCLHNLTKLSLKSNNLSHLHPELFSKLPTLNTLVLNDNKLENLPENIFQNLTGVLSIDLKNNQLQTLSGGTFSTNTALNNLYLSGNPWNCDCDIRDIARWIKHNKQVVLDSEDVMCHSPVYQLLRTVGSLRDDEFNFCDATTVHIAATTGTMPPLVIVPTQEQTLLPPSTTTSSTTQQTTQQILTTALLPNTTEQVLTTARLSKTTEHVLTTARLPKTNQQVLTTALLPQTTQQVLTTTPALQPTTSDASTSLNTAANVQSSEAFHELLVIVEGPDFVHHNSYKDWVYVWFLPSDTISIGSLMFSHILLVATGLMLIIATMYVLKRLDETMDALQGEQERSEECVIEAHARDDKTF from the coding sequence ATGATCTTCATCCTCGTAACGCTGCCTCGTCTCACCTGCAACATGTTTTGTctcagcagctgcttctgcagccCCACCGGTGCCGTCATGTGTGTTGGTGACAACATCACCGATGTACCTGAGCATCTGCCAGTTCACACTTACCTGCTGCagatcaaaaacaccaacatgAATGTCATAAATGAGCAGAGTTTGGCCAACAAGAAACTCCTGCTACGTTTCAGTCTGATCGACAGTCACCTTCATACCATCCATCCCAGAGCTTTCCACGTAGCTCCTCAGTTAAAGTCCGTCCAACTGTCGTCCAATGACCTCTTGACTCTTCCCCCTCGAGTCTTCAGTCCATTGGCcgctctgcagcagctgtttttgGATGGAAACCAGTTGGAGATCCTCTCTCCGGATATGTTTGAAGGACTGGTTGGGCTGAAGGATCTGGATCTGAGCAGCAACAAACTCACCAGTCCTGCTTCAGATCTTTTCGATGGACTCACCAGCCTCGACTTTCTGAACCTTGGTGCGAACTACATAAAGAAGCTTCCACCCACCATCTTTCACTCCTTGACTAAACTTCGCCGGCTCATAATCCACTACAACGAGCTAGAGGAGCTGGAAGTCGGGATCTTTGATCAACTCGTCAACCTCACAAAGCTAAGGATCGAACACAACCAGATTTCCAGCCTCCCGCCTCAAGTGTTCTGGTCACTGAGGAATCTGAAGATGCTGACGTTGTCCAACAACAGACTTCTGGTGGTTCCAGACAGGAGCTTCTACTTCATGCCCAAACTGAGCACACTCACTCTTTTCAACAACCCACTGTTATCTCTACCAGATGAGCTGATGGGCTACATGCCTGAAATAGCAGAGTTTTATCTTTATGGCACCAACCTCACCACAGTTCCTGAAAACGTGTTCGCCAACATGTCTGGGCTGCAGATCCTCAACTTCCACCTCAATGACCACCTGAAGGAGCTGCCTCAGGATCTCTTCTGCTGCCTTCACAACCTTACGAAGCTCTCGTTGAAATCCAACAACCTCAGTCATCTGCATCCAGAGCTGTTCTCCAAACTCCCCACTCTGAACACTCTGGTCCTCAACGACAACAAACTGGAGAACCTTCCAGAAAACATCTTCCAGAACCTCACAGGGGTTTTGAGCATTGATCTGAAGAATAACCAACTCCAAACTCTTTCAGGGGGTACTTTCTCAACAAACACAGCTTTGAATAATCTTTATCTTAGTGGGAACCCCTGGAACTGTGACTGTGATATTCGAGATATTGCGAGATGGATAAAACACAATAAGCAGGTTGTTCTTGACAGTGAAGACGTGATGTGTCACAGTCCGGTCTACCAGCTGCTGCGTACCGTTGGTTCACTACGTGACGATGAATTCAACTTTTGCGATGCTACAACTGTCCATATTGCTGCAACTACTGGCACAATGCCACCACTTGTCATAGTTCCAACCCAGGAGCAAACATTGCTTCCACCTTCCACGACAACTTCAAGCACCACCCAACAAACTACCCAGCAAATCTTAACCACCGCTCTACTTCCAAATACTACCGAACAAGTCTTAACCACTGCTCGACTTTCAAAAACTACTGAACACGTCTTAACCACCGCTCGACTTCCAAAAACTAACCAACAAGTTTTAACCACCGCTCTACTTCCACAAACTACCCAACAAGTCTTAACCACCACTCCAGCTCTCCAACCAACCACCTCAGATGCCTCAACTTCCCTTAACACTGCAGCCAACGTTCAGTCCAGTGAAGCTTTTCATGAATTGTTGGTGATAGTAGAAGGACCTGATTTTGTCCACCATAACTCTTACAAGGACTGGGTCTACGTGTGGTTTCTGCCTTCCGACACCATTTCGATCGGTTCCCTGATGTTTTCTCACATTCTTCTCGTGGCGACAGGCTTGATGCTCATTATCGCCACCATGTACGTCCTGAAACGCCTCGACGAGACCATGGACGCACTACAGGGTGAGCAGGAACGTAGCGAGGAGTGTGTTATTGAGGCTCATGCACGAGACGATAAGACGTTCTGA
- the LOC110953850 gene encoding platelet glycoprotein V isoform X1 produces MESYFRGSLWMIFILVTLPRLTCNMFCLSSCFCSPTGAVMCVGDNITDVPEHLPVHTYLLQIKNTNMNVINEQSLANKKLLLRFSLIDSHLHTIHPRAFHVAPQLKSVQLSSNDLLTLPPRVFSPLAALQQLFLDGNQLEILSPDMFEGLVGLKDLDLSSNKLTSPASDLFDGLTSLDFLNLGANYIKKLPPTIFHSLTKLRRLIIHYNELEELEVGIFDQLVNLTKLRIEHNQISSLPPQVFWSLRNLKMLTLSNNRLLVVPDRSFYFMPKLSTLTLFNNPLLSLPDELMGYMPEIAEFYLYGTNLTTVPENVFANMSGLQILNFHLNDHLKELPQDLFCCLHNLTKLSLKSNNLSHLHPELFSKLPTLNTLVLNDNKLENLPENIFQNLTGVLSIDLKNNQLQTLSGGTFSTNTALNNLYLSGNPWNCDCDIRDIARWIKHNKQVVLDSEDVMCHSPVYQLLRTVGSLRDDEFNFCDATTVHIAATTGTMPPLVIVPTQEQTLLPPSTTTSSTTQQTTQQILTTALLPNTTEQVLTTARLSKTTEHVLTTARLPKTNQQVLTTALLPQTTQQVLTTTPALQPTTSDASTSLNTAANVQSSEAFHELLVIVEGPDFVHHNSYKDWVYVWFLPSDTISIGSLMFSHILLVATGLMLIIATMYVLKRLDETMDALQGEQERSEECVIEAHARDDKTF; encoded by the coding sequence GCTCCTTGTGGATGATCTTCATCCTCGTAACGCTGCCTCGTCTCACCTGCAACATGTTTTGTctcagcagctgcttctgcagccCCACCGGTGCCGTCATGTGTGTTGGTGACAACATCACCGATGTACCTGAGCATCTGCCAGTTCACACTTACCTGCTGCagatcaaaaacaccaacatgAATGTCATAAATGAGCAGAGTTTGGCCAACAAGAAACTCCTGCTACGTTTCAGTCTGATCGACAGTCACCTTCATACCATCCATCCCAGAGCTTTCCACGTAGCTCCTCAGTTAAAGTCCGTCCAACTGTCGTCCAATGACCTCTTGACTCTTCCCCCTCGAGTCTTCAGTCCATTGGCcgctctgcagcagctgtttttgGATGGAAACCAGTTGGAGATCCTCTCTCCGGATATGTTTGAAGGACTGGTTGGGCTGAAGGATCTGGATCTGAGCAGCAACAAACTCACCAGTCCTGCTTCAGATCTTTTCGATGGACTCACCAGCCTCGACTTTCTGAACCTTGGTGCGAACTACATAAAGAAGCTTCCACCCACCATCTTTCACTCCTTGACTAAACTTCGCCGGCTCATAATCCACTACAACGAGCTAGAGGAGCTGGAAGTCGGGATCTTTGATCAACTCGTCAACCTCACAAAGCTAAGGATCGAACACAACCAGATTTCCAGCCTCCCGCCTCAAGTGTTCTGGTCACTGAGGAATCTGAAGATGCTGACGTTGTCCAACAACAGACTTCTGGTGGTTCCAGACAGGAGCTTCTACTTCATGCCCAAACTGAGCACACTCACTCTTTTCAACAACCCACTGTTATCTCTACCAGATGAGCTGATGGGCTACATGCCTGAAATAGCAGAGTTTTATCTTTATGGCACCAACCTCACCACAGTTCCTGAAAACGTGTTCGCCAACATGTCTGGGCTGCAGATCCTCAACTTCCACCTCAATGACCACCTGAAGGAGCTGCCTCAGGATCTCTTCTGCTGCCTTCACAACCTTACGAAGCTCTCGTTGAAATCCAACAACCTCAGTCATCTGCATCCAGAGCTGTTCTCCAAACTCCCCACTCTGAACACTCTGGTCCTCAACGACAACAAACTGGAGAACCTTCCAGAAAACATCTTCCAGAACCTCACAGGGGTTTTGAGCATTGATCTGAAGAATAACCAACTCCAAACTCTTTCAGGGGGTACTTTCTCAACAAACACAGCTTTGAATAATCTTTATCTTAGTGGGAACCCCTGGAACTGTGACTGTGATATTCGAGATATTGCGAGATGGATAAAACACAATAAGCAGGTTGTTCTTGACAGTGAAGACGTGATGTGTCACAGTCCGGTCTACCAGCTGCTGCGTACCGTTGGTTCACTACGTGACGATGAATTCAACTTTTGCGATGCTACAACTGTCCATATTGCTGCAACTACTGGCACAATGCCACCACTTGTCATAGTTCCAACCCAGGAGCAAACATTGCTTCCACCTTCCACGACAACTTCAAGCACCACCCAACAAACTACCCAGCAAATCTTAACCACCGCTCTACTTCCAAATACTACCGAACAAGTCTTAACCACTGCTCGACTTTCAAAAACTACTGAACACGTCTTAACCACCGCTCGACTTCCAAAAACTAACCAACAAGTTTTAACCACCGCTCTACTTCCACAAACTACCCAACAAGTCTTAACCACCACTCCAGCTCTCCAACCAACCACCTCAGATGCCTCAACTTCCCTTAACACTGCAGCCAACGTTCAGTCCAGTGAAGCTTTTCATGAATTGTTGGTGATAGTAGAAGGACCTGATTTTGTCCACCATAACTCTTACAAGGACTGGGTCTACGTGTGGTTTCTGCCTTCCGACACCATTTCGATCGGTTCCCTGATGTTTTCTCACATTCTTCTCGTGGCGACAGGCTTGATGCTCATTATCGCCACCATGTACGTCCTGAAACGCCTCGACGAGACCATGGACGCACTACAGGGTGAGCAGGAACGTAGCGAGGAGTGTGTTATTGAGGCTCATGCACGAGACGATAAGACGTTCTGA